A genomic region of Alligator mississippiensis isolate rAllMis1 chromosome 4, rAllMis1, whole genome shotgun sequence contains the following coding sequences:
- the KCNJ4 gene encoding inward rectifier potassium channel 4 — protein MNGHSRNGQGHAPRRKRRNRFVKKNGQCNVYFANLSNKSQRYMADIFTTCVDTRWRYMLMIFSATFLVSWLFFGFLFWCIAFFHGDLDAPSVGGGPTSLKPCIMHVNGFLGAFLFSVETQTTIGYGFRCVTEECPLAIMAVVIQSIVGCVIDSFMIGTIMAKMARPKKRAQTLLFSHHAVISVRDGKLCLMWRVGNLRRSHIVEAHVRAQLIKPYMTEEGEYLPLDQRDLNVGYDVGLDRIFLVSPIIIVHEIDEESPLYGIGKEELESEDFEIVVILEGMVEATAMTTQARSSYLASEILWGHRFEPVVFEEKNHYKVDYSRFHKTYEVAGTPCCSARELQESKITILPSPPPPSAFCYENELALVSQEEDEDDDEVEVGAGLGGSTKEDGGVIQIMEFGSHLDLERLQATIPLDAISYRRESAI, from the coding sequence ATGAACGGACACAGCAGGAATGGACAGGGCCATGCCCCCCGACGGAAACGCCGCAATCGCTTTGTGAAGAAGAATGGCCAATGCAACGTCTATTTTGCCAACTTGAGCAACAAGTCCCAGCGCTACATGGCCGACATCttcaccacatgtgtagacacacgctGGCGCTACATGCTTATGATTTTCTCAGCGACCTTCTTGGTTTCCTGGCTATTCTTTGGCTTCCTCTTCTGGTGCATTGCTTTCTTCCATGGGGACCTGGATGCCCCTAGCGTGGGAGGTGGTCCCACCAGTCTAAAGCCGTGCATCATGCATGTCAATGGCTTCTTAGGAGCCTTCCTTTTCTCAGTGGAGACACAGACCACCATTGGGTACGGCTTTCGCTGTGTGACTGAGGAGTGCCCACTGGCCATCATGGCAGTAGTGATCCAATCCATTGTGGGATGTGTCATCGACTCTTTCATGATTGGCACCATCATGGCCAAGATGGCACGGCCCAAGAAACGAGCCCAGACCCTCCTTTTCAGTCACCATGCTGTTATCTCTGTGCGCGATGGCAAACTGTGCCTCATGTGGCGAGTGGGAAACTTGCGGAGGAGCCACATTGTAGAGGCCCATGTCCGAGCCCAGCTGATCAAGCCCTACATGACAGAGGAAGGTGAGTACCTACCACTGGACCAGCGGGACCTCAACGTGGGTTATGATGTAGGCCTTGACCGCATATTCTTGGTGTCCCCCATTATCATCGTCCATGAGATTGATGAGGAGAGCCCACTCTATGGAATTGGGAAGGAAGAGCTGGAGTCAGAGGACTTTGAGATTGTTGTCATCCTGGAGGGGATGGTGGAGGCCACAGCCATGACTACCCAGGCTCGCAGCTCCTACCTGGCCAGTGAGATCCTCTGGGGCCATCGTTTTGAGCCTGTGGTTTTTGAGGAGAAAAACCACTATAAGGTGGACTATTCACGCTTCCACAAGACCTATGAGGTAGCCGGTACCCCTTGCTGCTCAGCCCGGGAGCTGCAGGAGAGCAAGATCACCATCTtaccttctcccccacctcctagtGCCTTCTGCTATGAGAATGAGTTGGCCCTTGTCAGCCAAGAGGAAGACGAGGATGATGATGAggtggaagtgggggcagggttAGGAGGAAGcaccaaagaggatggaggagTCATCCAGATAATGGAATTTGGTAGCCATTTGGATCTGGAACGGCTACAGGCTACCATTCCCTTAGACGCCATCTCATACCGCAGAGAGTCGGCCATCTAA
- the LOC102574011 gene encoding endosome-associated-trafficking regulator 1, which yields MPRPLLTSETTERDCPQSPDLDEEDGEESLSSYIHHPTPPPGQGKSHSSLSDDHMEDTDEPTPFSLKGFEKAKNCYVAKDEEGKSGMYMRRLARHCLDFEEESLDLQEPFYKDPVVADHLADEEEESWGRSYYCPGREKGHMPRVTSGAACSPYDSLHQNTSRTSGNEVFVPWAHASDPCIAYTAHEKAPENCALHEESIGDREYPSLQLSYQELQEENSMLRRKIKSIQNFSESQTHMVKSLERRLRATAIKEDKEARGLESILHQAEHNLQLMTQRALRAESNAGKLRQEMSFLQSELEFCKVENENLRADQSADLGAVKQNIKVALQNLRRIIVGANLSIKQLVSGAELLHLVADLLKSIDKISEVNKEDDL from the coding sequence ATGCCACGACCACTTCTCACCTCAGAGACGACGGAGAGAGATTGTCCACAGTCCCCAGACCTGGATGAGGAGGATGGCGAAGAATCCTTATCCAGTTACATCCATCACCCCACACCTCCTCCAGGCCAGGGCAAGAGCCACAGTAGCTTGAGTGATGATCACATGGAAGATACAGATGAACCCACTCCATTTTCCTTAAAGGGGTTTGAAAAAGCCAAGAATTGCTATGTAGCAAAAGATGAGGAAGGGAAAAGTGGAATGTACATGAGGAGACTGGCCAGACACTGCCTAGACTTTGAAGAGGAGTCCTTGGACCTTCAAGAACCATTTTACAAAGACCCAGTGGTGGCTGACCACTTAgcagatgaggaggaggagagctggggcaggagctactATTGCCCTGGGCGTGAAAAAGGCCATATGCCCAGGGTTACCAGTGGGGCAGCGTGTAGCCCATATGATTCTTTGCATCAAAACACATCCAGAACATCAGGAAATGAGGTATTTGTTCCATGGGCCCATGCCAGTGACCCTTGTATTGCATACACAGCTCATGAAAAGGCACCTGAAAACTGTGCTCTTCATGAAGAATCCATAGGAGACAGGGAATATCCGTCTCTGCAGCTGAGCTACCAAGAACTCCAAGAGGAAAATTCCATGCTCAGAAGAAAGATCAAAAGTATCCAGAATTTCTCAGAAAGTCAGACACATATGGTGAAAAGCCTGGAGAGGAGACTGAGAGCTACTGCAATCAAGGAAGATAAAGAGGCTCGGGGATTGGAATCCATACTACATCAGGCAGAACATAACCTTCAGTTGATGACGCAACGGGCTTTGAGGGCAGAAAGTAACGCTGGAAAGCTGAGGCAGGAAATGTCCTTTCTCCAAAGTGAGCTGGAGTTTTGCAAGGTGGAGAATGAAAACCTGAGAGCGGACCAGTCTGCTGACCTGGGGGCTGTGAAACAAAACATAAAAGTTGCCCTGCAGAATCTCCGCAGGATTATTGTCGGTGCCAACCTATCAATCAAGCAGCTGGTCTCTGGAGCAGAACTGCTGCATCTTGTTGCTGATCTCCTTAAATCCATTGACAAAATTTCAGAAGTGAACAAGGAAGATGATCTATGA